The proteins below come from a single Tachysurus fulvidraco isolate hzauxx_2018 chromosome 26, HZAU_PFXX_2.0, whole genome shotgun sequence genomic window:
- the golga2 gene encoding golgin subfamily A member 2 isoform X8: MADQSRQNKLAAAKKKLKEFQQKSTQSPVNPGPKKKRKVKGGGQAETPSADRSSPEHNCDLDANGDEHTPVENRPLSSTESLRQLSQQLNGLLAESSSSYVNGETGPALVNEKALETRIQELADALDSSTLENSQLTAKLETLTKQSQVMSEQMQKERKDFEQKCVKEQGAMREQLQVHIQTIGILVSEKSELQTALSFTQHAARQKTEEAEELNNRLHSSKYRVSELERTLSTVSTQQKQLEKHNKELEKDRDSLRLEIFRLNNANEETKQQSSELGEQLKLKVRENSALSLELDEVRKRLEMADVMLQQFSNQSGTPSEQQQLQLLLEEKHQLEVHTAQLMESVSQLQRERDQYAEQIQEEGRVWKDKTEQLLTQVTLMSEERDKSTAQIQELQEQITELKNTAASLSQERERQVTSQASGPSEKELALEESVRTLQQERDALSLQYQAQVRDNEQLSWLVQEQETRLAELEAQAQRAAEDSHDKLRILEDVQSDKATISRALAQNRELKDQLAELQNGFVKLTNENMELTSALQSEQHVKKEIARKMGQLQEDLHNAKEQMMERVQECSSLQEQRDQYLAYLQQYTTGYQQLVSEREQLHKQFLQQIQQMDRLQHDEVQGKVQLEQSQLQLQHAQERLDQLAKDNEQLKTEVQELLNSSSLNTSLRDQGDGVESYSLPETFQKSSIAIPEDFESKEEMDEFLHSALSHLERERDEILHQLEEERRLHQAALHQVANLSHEHHHHSACSETGSTDGVPVEVHEGLRAAMEKLQERFTSLMQEKADLKEKVEELEHRCIQLSGETDTIGEYIALYQNQRAVMKQRHVEKEEYINRLSKDKEEMKTKLAELQDLVMRLVGERNEWYTRYMSAIKNPDFMQPGGDDVPPAGPHLELDAVDGPVSMDMSTAVSAAPDMQTRTDENPQDTIVPPAGSSLRPREDGTARQIMQLLQEMQNPESQPPPFLGENPCIPFFYKPDENDEVKIMVI; the protein is encoded by the exons AACTGTGACCTGGATGCCAACGGTGATGAACACACTCCAGTGGAAAACAG GCCGCTGTCCTCCACAGAGAGTCTCAGGCAGCTCTCGCAGCAGCTCAACGGCCTTCTCGCCGAG tcatcatcatcatatgtCAATGGCGAGACTGGACCAGCGCTTGTCAACGAAAAAGCACTGGAG ACTCGAATCCAGGAGCTGGCAGATGCTCTGGACTCCAGCACTCTAGAAAATTCCCAGCTCACTGCAAAGCTAGAGACACTG ACGAAGCAGTCTCAAGTGATGTCCGAGCAGATGCAGAAG gAGCGGAAGGACTTCGAGCAGAAGTGTGTGAAGGAACAAGGGGCGATGCGTGAACAACTGCAG gttcacATCCAGACTATCGGCATTCTCGTGTCTGAGAAGTCTGAACTGCAGACCGCTCTGTCTTTTACACAGCACGCAGCACGCCAaaagacag aagAGGCAGAGGAACTGAATAATCGGCTGCACTCCAGCAAGTACAGGGTGTCCGAGCTGGAGCGGACTTTATCCACAGTGTCCACACAGCAGAAACAGCTGGAGAAG CATAATAAAGAACTGGAGAAGGACCGGGACAGCCTGCGACTGGAAATCTTCAGACTAAA TAACGCGAACGAGGAAACGAAGCAGCAAAGCTCCGAGCTAGGAGAACAGCTGAAGTTAAAGGTGAGGGAGAACAGCGCTCTGAGTCTGGAGCTGGACGAAGTGCGCAAGCGCCTGGAAATGGCCGACGTCATGCTGCAGCAG TTCTCCAATCAGTCAGGAACTCCGTCCGAGCAACAACAGCTGCAGCTGCTCCTGGAAGAAAAGCATCAGCTCGAGGTTCACacagcacag CTCATGGAGTCAGTATCACAGctacagagagagcgagaccaGTACGCAGAACAGATTCAGGAAGAGGGCCGAGTCTGGAAAGACAAAACCGAACAGCTTCTCACTCAG GTGACTCTGATGtcagaagagagagacaaaagcaCTGCTCAGATCCAAGAGCTACAGGAGCAGATTACAGAGCTGAAAAATACAGCAG CTTCACTGTCACAGGAGAGAGAACGCCAGGTCACGTCTCAGGCCTCAGGACCCTCGGAGAAGGAGCTGGCATTGGAGGAGAGCGTCCGCACCCTGCAGCAGGAGAGAGACGCTCTCAGTCTGCAGTACCAAGCACAG GTTCGGGATAACGAACAGCTGAGCTGGTTGGTGCAGGAGCAAGAGACACGGCTGGCGGAGCTGGAGGCGCAGGCGCAGCGTGCAGCCGAAGATTCTCACGACAAACTGCGCATCCTGGAGGACGTTCAGAGCGACAAAGCCACCATCAGCCGAGCCCTCGCTCAGAACCGGGAGCTCAAAGACCAGCTGGCCGAGCTGCAGAACGGCTTCGTCAAGCTG ACCAACGAGAACATGGAGCTAACCAGTGCTCTGCAATCAGAGCAGCACGTGAAAAAGGAGATCGCTCGTAAGATGGGCCAGCTTCAAGAGGATCTCCATAACGCCAAAGAGCAG ATGATGGAGCGGGTACAGGAGTGTTCGTCCCTACAAGAACAGAGGGATCAGTACCTGGCCTACCTGCAGCAGTACACTACCGGTTACCAGCAGTTGGTCTCTGAACGGGAGCAACTTCATAAGCAGTTCCTGCAGCAGATCCAGCAGATGGACCGACTGCAGCACGATGAAGTTCAGGGCAAAGTGCAGCTGGAGCAGAGTCAATTACAGCTACAGCACGCCCAG GAAAGACTTGACCAGCTGGCCAAGGATAACGAGCAGCTTAAAACAGAGGTTCAGGAGCTACTGAACAGCTCCTCGCTAAATACATCACTCAGGGACCAGG GTGACGGAGTGGAAAGCTATTCCCTACCAGAAACCTTCCAGAAATCTTCCATAGCTATCCCAGAGGACTTTGAGAGCAAAGAGGAAATG GACGAGTTTCTGCACTCTGCTCTGTCTCATCTGGAGCGAGAACGGGATGAAATCCTGCATCAGTTAGAAGAAGAGAGGAGGCTTCATCAGGCTGCTCTTCATCAAGTCGCCAATTTGAGTCACGAGCATCATCACCACAGCGCGTGTTCCGAGACAG GGAGTACAGACGGCGTTCCCGTCGAGGTGCACGAGGGACTCCGGGCCGCCATGGAGAAGCTCCAAGAGAGATTCACTAGCTTGATGCAGGAGAAAGCAGACTTGAAGGAGAAAGTGGAGGAGCTGGAGCATCGCTGCATTCAGCTGTCTGGAGAAACCGATACGATCG GGGAATACATCGCGCTGTATCAGAATCAGAGAGCAGTAATGAAGCAGAGACACGTTGAAAAGGAGGAGTACATTAACAGGCTGTCTAAAGACAAAGAGGAGATGAAG ACGAAGTTGGCCGAGCTGCAGGATCTGGTGATGCGTCTAGTCGGTGAGAGGAACGAGTGGTACACCCGCTACATGAGTGCCATCAAGAATCCCGACTTCATGCAGCCTGGTGGAGACGACGTCCCACCTGCAGGGCCACATCTGGAGCTGGATGCTGTGGATGGCCCGG tATCTATGGACATGAGCACAGCTGTCAGTGCGGCTCCAGACATGCAGACAAGGACGGATGAAAACCCACAGGACACAATCGTTCCCCCTGCCGGATCTTCGCTGAGGCCCAGAGAAGACGGCACGGCTCGGCAGATCATGCAGCTTCTCCAGGAGATGCAGAACCCTGAATCCCAGCCTCCTCCATTCCTAGGAGAGAACCCCTGCATCCCGTTCTTCTACAAACCCGACGAGAACGACGAAGTCAAGATCATGGTGATCTGA
- the golga2 gene encoding golgin subfamily A member 2 isoform X4 has translation MADQSRQNKLAAAKKKLKEFQQKSTQSPVNPGPKKKRKVKGGGQAETPSADRSSPEHIENILKVMVSDLSLTNGLALPPLVKSQDHGEQGTRESPISQMQDDAGEPGRCSPGSNLSTATNTECLADRADLQQNCDLDANGDEHTPVENRPLSSTESLRQLSQQLNGLLAESSSSYVNGETGPALVNEKALETKQSQVMSEQMQKERKDFEQKCVKEQGAMREQLQVHIQTIGILVSEKSELQTALSFTQHAARQKTEEAEELNNRLHSSKYRVSELERTLSTVSTQQKQLEKHNKELEKDRDSLRLEIFRLNNANEETKQQSSELGEQLKLKVRENSALSLELDEVRKRLEMADVMLQQFSNQSGTPSEQQQLQLLLEEKHQLEVHTAQLMESVSQLQRERDQYAEQIQEEGRVWKDKTEQLLTQVTLMSEERDKSTAQIQELQEQITELKNTAASLSQERERQVTSQASGPSEKELALEESVRTLQQERDALSLQYQAQVRDNEQLSWLVQEQETRLAELEAQAQRAAEDSHDKLRILEDVQSDKATISRALAQNRELKDQLAELQNGFVKLTNENMELTSALQSEQHVKKEIARKMGQLQEDLHNAKEQMMERVQECSSLQEQRDQYLAYLQQYTTGYQQLVSEREQLHKQFLQQIQQMDRLQHDEVQGKVQLEQSQLQLQHAQERLDQLAKDNEQLKTEVQELLNSSSLNTSLRDQGDGVESYSLPETFQKSSIAIPEDFESKEEMDEFLHSALSHLERERDEILHQLEEERRLHQAALHQVANLSHEHHHHSACSETGSTDGVPVEVHEGLRAAMEKLQERFTSLMQEKADLKEKVEELEHRCIQLSGETDTIGEYIALYQNQRAVMKQRHVEKEEYINRLSKDKEEMKTKLAELQDLVMRLVGERNEWYTRYMSAIKNPDFMQPGGDDVPPAGPHLELDAVDGPVSMDMSTAVSAAPDMQTRTDENPQDTIVPPAGSSLRPREDGTARQIMQLLQEMQNPESQPPPFLGENPCIPFFYKPDENDEVKIMVI, from the exons GACCACGGTGAACAGGGAACACGAGAATCCCCCATTTCTCAGATGCAGGATGATGCAGGAGAACCTGGTCGCTGCTCTCCTGGTTCTAATCTCTCCACCGCTACTAACACGGAGTGTCTCGCTGACCGCGCTGACCTACAG CAGAACTGTGACCTGGATGCCAACGGTGATGAACACACTCCAGTGGAAAACAG GCCGCTGTCCTCCACAGAGAGTCTCAGGCAGCTCTCGCAGCAGCTCAACGGCCTTCTCGCCGAG tcatcatcatcatatgtCAATGGCGAGACTGGACCAGCGCTTGTCAACGAAAAAGCACTGGAG ACGAAGCAGTCTCAAGTGATGTCCGAGCAGATGCAGAAG gAGCGGAAGGACTTCGAGCAGAAGTGTGTGAAGGAACAAGGGGCGATGCGTGAACAACTGCAG gttcacATCCAGACTATCGGCATTCTCGTGTCTGAGAAGTCTGAACTGCAGACCGCTCTGTCTTTTACACAGCACGCAGCACGCCAaaagacag aagAGGCAGAGGAACTGAATAATCGGCTGCACTCCAGCAAGTACAGGGTGTCCGAGCTGGAGCGGACTTTATCCACAGTGTCCACACAGCAGAAACAGCTGGAGAAG CATAATAAAGAACTGGAGAAGGACCGGGACAGCCTGCGACTGGAAATCTTCAGACTAAA TAACGCGAACGAGGAAACGAAGCAGCAAAGCTCCGAGCTAGGAGAACAGCTGAAGTTAAAGGTGAGGGAGAACAGCGCTCTGAGTCTGGAGCTGGACGAAGTGCGCAAGCGCCTGGAAATGGCCGACGTCATGCTGCAGCAG TTCTCCAATCAGTCAGGAACTCCGTCCGAGCAACAACAGCTGCAGCTGCTCCTGGAAGAAAAGCATCAGCTCGAGGTTCACacagcacag CTCATGGAGTCAGTATCACAGctacagagagagcgagaccaGTACGCAGAACAGATTCAGGAAGAGGGCCGAGTCTGGAAAGACAAAACCGAACAGCTTCTCACTCAG GTGACTCTGATGtcagaagagagagacaaaagcaCTGCTCAGATCCAAGAGCTACAGGAGCAGATTACAGAGCTGAAAAATACAGCAG CTTCACTGTCACAGGAGAGAGAACGCCAGGTCACGTCTCAGGCCTCAGGACCCTCGGAGAAGGAGCTGGCATTGGAGGAGAGCGTCCGCACCCTGCAGCAGGAGAGAGACGCTCTCAGTCTGCAGTACCAAGCACAG GTTCGGGATAACGAACAGCTGAGCTGGTTGGTGCAGGAGCAAGAGACACGGCTGGCGGAGCTGGAGGCGCAGGCGCAGCGTGCAGCCGAAGATTCTCACGACAAACTGCGCATCCTGGAGGACGTTCAGAGCGACAAAGCCACCATCAGCCGAGCCCTCGCTCAGAACCGGGAGCTCAAAGACCAGCTGGCCGAGCTGCAGAACGGCTTCGTCAAGCTG ACCAACGAGAACATGGAGCTAACCAGTGCTCTGCAATCAGAGCAGCACGTGAAAAAGGAGATCGCTCGTAAGATGGGCCAGCTTCAAGAGGATCTCCATAACGCCAAAGAGCAG ATGATGGAGCGGGTACAGGAGTGTTCGTCCCTACAAGAACAGAGGGATCAGTACCTGGCCTACCTGCAGCAGTACACTACCGGTTACCAGCAGTTGGTCTCTGAACGGGAGCAACTTCATAAGCAGTTCCTGCAGCAGATCCAGCAGATGGACCGACTGCAGCACGATGAAGTTCAGGGCAAAGTGCAGCTGGAGCAGAGTCAATTACAGCTACAGCACGCCCAG GAAAGACTTGACCAGCTGGCCAAGGATAACGAGCAGCTTAAAACAGAGGTTCAGGAGCTACTGAACAGCTCCTCGCTAAATACATCACTCAGGGACCAGG GTGACGGAGTGGAAAGCTATTCCCTACCAGAAACCTTCCAGAAATCTTCCATAGCTATCCCAGAGGACTTTGAGAGCAAAGAGGAAATG GACGAGTTTCTGCACTCTGCTCTGTCTCATCTGGAGCGAGAACGGGATGAAATCCTGCATCAGTTAGAAGAAGAGAGGAGGCTTCATCAGGCTGCTCTTCATCAAGTCGCCAATTTGAGTCACGAGCATCATCACCACAGCGCGTGTTCCGAGACAG GGAGTACAGACGGCGTTCCCGTCGAGGTGCACGAGGGACTCCGGGCCGCCATGGAGAAGCTCCAAGAGAGATTCACTAGCTTGATGCAGGAGAAAGCAGACTTGAAGGAGAAAGTGGAGGAGCTGGAGCATCGCTGCATTCAGCTGTCTGGAGAAACCGATACGATCG GGGAATACATCGCGCTGTATCAGAATCAGAGAGCAGTAATGAAGCAGAGACACGTTGAAAAGGAGGAGTACATTAACAGGCTGTCTAAAGACAAAGAGGAGATGAAG ACGAAGTTGGCCGAGCTGCAGGATCTGGTGATGCGTCTAGTCGGTGAGAGGAACGAGTGGTACACCCGCTACATGAGTGCCATCAAGAATCCCGACTTCATGCAGCCTGGTGGAGACGACGTCCCACCTGCAGGGCCACATCTGGAGCTGGATGCTGTGGATGGCCCGG tATCTATGGACATGAGCACAGCTGTCAGTGCGGCTCCAGACATGCAGACAAGGACGGATGAAAACCCACAGGACACAATCGTTCCCCCTGCCGGATCTTCGCTGAGGCCCAGAGAAGACGGCACGGCTCGGCAGATCATGCAGCTTCTCCAGGAGATGCAGAACCCTGAATCCCAGCCTCCTCCATTCCTAGGAGAGAACCCCTGCATCCCGTTCTTCTACAAACCCGACGAGAACGACGAAGTCAAGATCATGGTGATCTGA